ACTGGTTGTAGCAACTGTGATTTCCTGTTGTTCCTTTTCTCCTGATCCGGTTGTCTTTTCTGTATTCGAATTTCCACATCCGGTCAACCCGATCATCAGACTGAAAATCAGCAGCCAGATATGTTGGTATCTCTTTTGTCGCATATTAATTTCCTCCGCTTTTTGCCCATTCGAGCACCGCTTTCACCAGGCTTTCTATCGTGGCATTTTCAGCCACAAGCACTTTCATTCCATATTCCCTCGCAGTCGCGGCAGTTGCCGCACCGATACATACCGCTTCTTTGCCCTTAAGGCAGGACACTCCGACCATCTCCGCCATTCCGCGTACTGTGGAAGAGCTGATAAAAGTATACAGATCCACCTTATCCTGCTCCAGAAGCTGACAGATTCTTTCCATATCGCTCTCTCTTTTTTTCAGAGCCGTTTCATACACCGGAAACTCTGCCCAGTTTCTTTTTGCTTTATAAAGAGCCTCCGTCAAGTCCTCCGAGCCCTGTTTTGCCCGTATCAGAAAAATCTTCGCATCTTCTGCGCTTTCTTTTCCAAGTGCCCTGCCAAGTTCTTTTCCGTTATATTCTTCCGGTACAAGATCAGCCACCCAGCCCATCTCCATCAGTCTGACTTGCGTCCCGGAACCAATCGCCGCAATTTTCAGCCGGGACTGATCCGATTGAAAATCCCTCATATCCTTTTTATAGTTCCGGCACAGCCTTTGAAAACATTCCACACCAACCGGACTGGTGAATACAAACCATTTTTCCCTTCCCCTACAGCTGGCATCTTTTCCTTCCAGCGTTTCAAATGTTTCTTTTTCTATTTCCAACGGAATCGTTTCAATCGTCGGAAGATTCCAGACTTCTGCGCCTTCTTCCTGCAGCATCGCCATCAGGTCTTTCGCCTTTTTTCTCTCCCGTGTCACCAGAATTCTTTTTCCAAAAAGCCGTTGTTTCTCTCGCCATTCCATTTTTTCACTGCGCGCGCAGACTTTTCCCACTACCAGAATTCCAGGTGCCTGGATTTCTGCTTCTTTTGCCCGCTCTGCAAGGCTTCCCACCGTTGCAACAATCTTTCTCTGTC
This window of the Mediterraneibacter butyricigenes genome carries:
- the cobA gene encoding uroporphyrinogen-III C-methyltransferase → MKQGKVWLTGAGPGSSGLLTRRGEEVIEKADLIVYDALVGEEILSMLPEKTEKISVGKRAGRHSASQEAINELLVKEAKQGKWVVRLKGGDPFVFGRGGEEVLCLQEAGIPFEMIPGVTSAIAVPTYAGIPVTHREDTSSVHIITGHPQKDGADRTDYEALVRLNGTLVFLMGISNLEKILRHLQEAGMAESMPAAMIEQGTTARQRKIVATVGSLAERAKEAEIQAPGILVVGKVCARSEKMEWREKQRLFGKRILVTRERKKAKDLMAMLQEEGAEVWNLPTIETIPLEIEKETFETLEGKDASCRGREKWFVFTSPVGVECFQRLCRNYKKDMRDFQSDQSRLKIAAIGSGTQVRLMEMGWVADLVPEEYNGKELGRALGKESAEDAKIFLIRAKQGSEDLTEALYKAKRNWAEFPVYETALKKRESDMERICQLLEQDKVDLYTFISSSTVRGMAEMVGVSCLKGKEAVCIGAATAATAREYGMKVLVAENATIESLVKAVLEWAKSGGN